In Meleagris gallopavo isolate NT-WF06-2002-E0010 breed Aviagen turkey brand Nicholas breeding stock chromosome 5, Turkey_5.1, whole genome shotgun sequence, a single window of DNA contains:
- the LOC100538887 gene encoding LOW QUALITY PROTEIN: pepsin A-3-like (The sequence of the model RefSeq protein was modified relative to this genomic sequence to represent the inferred CDS: substituted 1 base at 1 genomic stop codon), which yields MRWLWLMGLAVATHVLMTKVILRQRKIKQRMLQDSGVLGELLLQQALSPAVKHRCTTTMELLENYLDLSYVTTISISTPAQQFSVIFDTGSANLWVPSVYCSSPACANRQRFNLARSSTYCSTTISMVTRYGTGSMVGVLAYDTITVGSIQVQNQMVGLSQWESGSFLIHMPFNGFLGLAFPRIASSGATLLFDNMMSKGLEAQDLFSIYLTPDERNGSFVFFGGIDSSHFTGNLSLIPLTAQTYWQIKVDRIAMHGLPITCIHGCKAILDSGTSMLAGPGLSMRHIHYKMGATHSPTDLHTVRCSSILSDIVFVIAGMQFPLPTQFYILQVSPKPXHTVHTGCPPLTTSPSPPDGSCMSGFEAYALPMATDELWILGNIFLRCYYSIFDRANSMVGLAPRCLRYTTDTESQNHKGWKRPLKPSS from the exons ATGAGGTGGTTGTGGCTGATGGGGCTGGCAGTAGCCACCCATGTCCTGATGACAAA GGTCATCTTGCGGCAGAGGAAGATAAAGCAGAGAATGCTGCAGGACAGTGGGGTGCTGGGGGAACTCCTGCTGCAGCAAGCCCTCTCCCCAGCAGTTAAGCATCGCTGCACCACCAccatggagctcttggaaaaCTAC ctggatctGAGCTACGTGACCACCATCTCCATCAGCACGCCAGCACAGCAgttctctgtcatctttgacACCGGCTCAGCCAACCTGTGGGTGCCCTCCGTGTACTGCTCCAGCCCGGCTTGTG CAAACCGCCAACGCTTCAACCTGGCTCGTTCCTCCACCTACTGCAGCACAACTATCAGTATGGTCACCCGGTATGGTACTGGCAGCATGGTTGGCGTGCTGGCCTACGACACCATCACG GTTGGGAGCATCCAGGTGCAGAACCAGATGGTTGGGCTGAGCCAGTGGGAGTCTGGCTCCTTCCTCATCCACATGCCCTTTAATGGCTTCCTGGGGCTGGCTTTCCCCCGCATTGCCTCCTCCGGTGCTACTCTGCTGTTTGACAACATGATGAGTAAAGGTCTGGAGGCTCAGGACCTCTTCTCCATCTACCTCACCCC TGATGAGCGGAATGGCAGCTTCGTGTTCTTTGGTGGCATTGACAGTTCCCACTTCACCGGGAACCTGAGCTTGATCCCACTGACTGCCCAAACCTACTGGCAAATCAAGGTGGACAG AATTGCCATGCATGGCCTCCCCATCACCTGCATCCATGGCTGCAAGGCCATCCTGGACAGCGGCACCTCGATGCTGGCAGGCCCTGGTCTCAGCATGCGCCACATCCACTATAAGATGGGAGCCACACACAGCCCCACTGATCTG CACACAGTGAGATGCAGCTCCATTCTGTCCGACATTGTCTTTGTCATTGCTGGCATGCAATTCCCGCTGCCAACCCAGTTCTACATCCTCCAGGTGAGCCCCAAGCCCTAGCACACCGTACACACAGGGTGCCCACCACTCACcacatccccatcccctccAGATGGCTCCTGCATGAGTGGCTTTGAAGCCTATGCCCTCCCCATGGCCACTGATGAGCTCTGGATCCTTGGCAACATCTTCCTGCGTTGCTACTACAGCATCTTCGACAGAGCCAACAGCATGGTGGGGCTGGCACCCCGCTGCCTAAGGTACACCAcagacacagaatcacagaaccataaaggttggaaaagacctttaaaacCATCCAGTTGA
- the VWCE gene encoding LOW QUALITY PROTEIN: von Willebrand factor C and EGF domain-containing protein (The sequence of the model RefSeq protein was modified relative to this genomic sequence to represent the inferred CDS: inserted 2 bases in 2 codons): MLVVLLVRAACVSLLLPGGQGRVYSGRKKPASFAVERRHVGPHICFSAFGSGCCPGWMLAPGSGQCILPLCSFGCGSGFCIAPNLCSCPDGERGVTCPEPLGSCGEYGCDLSCNHGGCQEVARVCPLGFSMVETDAGVRCNDINECLSAACEGLCVNTEGGFVCECGPGMQLAANRHSCQDTDECLATPCQHRCKNSMGSYRCSCRPGYHLHGNQHTCMDVNECRQAGERRACQHACHNTLGSFLCSCWPGYRLSRDRVSCEVFPKAILAPSPILQSLQHPPHXILLPPGAGGPLLLPSPHLPAAAPGPSIPPSPHNAIKPPPGTPTSAPLCWHRGAPQEPGARWNEPGCQSCSCQGGQVLCEAITCLIPCSHPLPAPAGGCCPSCTGCLNNGVAHTEGEVFTPSDGNCTICMCLAGNISCISPECPPGSCPSASPPNCCSCQPGGVLPEEIEWLWVALPHRWGPXGGSAPHLSLRCLPPAQQNVASVARPTRMEPTSAWMGMSALPVSAGWVRGTSYGPMSGTELLGDAPFSPQNGEVECSFAPCPVLDCPQHQRQLHPGQCCFSCKDPPRPSGCFVDDNGIEFPIGQIWSPGDPCELCICQADGSVSCKRTDCVETCPYPIHIPGQCCPDCSAGCTYMGRIFYNNETFLSLLDPCLSCICLLGSVACSPVDCTIFCTYPFHPEGECCPVCKDCNYEGRKVVNGQSFSPEGRPCIRCTCQLGEVNCEERPCPWSCTEPTACCPHCQADNQLQSSDTSPFLSPSPNPQPSSLSSSPSPSPSPSLSPSPSQEGTPQSPRHRLAQVLLHTNPLSPSLGGEPPPNTPSPPLGCPGKATGSPALSSSPSSRQDAQEQPGDVDMDT; this comes from the exons ATGTTGGTCGTGCTGCTCGTCCGGGCTGCCTGTGTGTCCCTGCTCCTCCCGGGCGGGCAGGGCAGGGTGTACTCCGGGAGGAAGAAGCCGGCCAGCTTTGCCGTGGAGAG GCGCCACGTGGGGCCCCACATCTGCTTCTCGGCTTTCGGCAGCGGATGTTGCCCCGGCTGGATGCTGGCTCCGGGCAGCGGGCAGTGCATCCTGC CGCTCTGCTCCTTTGGCTGCGGCAGCGGCTTCTGCATTGCACCCAACCTCTGCTCGTGCCCCGATGGAGAGCGGGGCGTCACTTGCCCAG AGCCGCTGGGGAGCTGCGGGGAGTATGGCTGCGACCTCTCCTGTAACCACGGTGGGTGCCAGGAGGTGGCCCGCGTCTGTCCCCTTGGCTTCTCCATGGTGGAGACAGACGCCGGTGTCCGCTGCAACG ACATCAATGAGTGCCTGAGTGCTGCCTGCGAGGGGCTGTGTGTCAACACCGAGGGTGGCTTCGTCTGCGAGTGCGGCCCCGGCATGCAGCTCGCCGCCAACCGCCACAGCTGCCAGG ATACTGATGAGTGCCTGGCCACGCCATGCCAGCACCGCTGCAAGAACAGCATGGGCAGCTACCGCTGCTCCTGCCGTCCCGGCTACCATCTCCATGGGAACCAGCACACCTGCATGG ATGTCAACGAGTGCCGGCAGGCAGGTGAGCGCCGTGCCTGCCAGCATGCCTGCCACAACACACTGGGCAGcttcctctgctcctgctggcctgGCTACCGGCTCAGCAGGGACAGGGTATCCTGTGAAG TCTTCCCCAAGGCCATCCTGGCACCCTCGCCCATCCTGCAGTCCCTGCAGCACCCCCCAC ACATCCTACTCCCTCCCGGAGCTGGGGGACCCCTCCTGCTCCCTTCTCCTCACCTCCCTGCCGCGGCACCAGGCCCATCCATTCCTCCCTCCCCTCACAATGCCATCAAGCCGCCCCCTGGGACTCCCACATCAGCTCCTCTCTGCTGGCATCGTGGGGCTCCCCAGGAGCCGGGCGCTCGCTGGAACGAGCCAGGgtgccagagctgcagctgccag GGAGGCCAAGTGCTGTGCGAAGCCATCACCTGCCTCATACCGTGCTCCCACCCTCTGCCCGCcccagcaggaggctgctgtCCCAGCTGCACAG GCTGCCTGAACAATGGGGTGGCCCACACTGAGGGCGAAGTCTTCACTCCATCAGATGGAAATTGCACCATCTGCATGTGTCTG GCTGGCAATATCTCCTGCATCTCCCCCGAGTGCCCCCCAGGATCCTGCCCCAGCGCCTCACCCCCCaactgctgctcctgccagcCAGGTGGGGTCCTACCAGAGGAGATTGAGTGGCTGTGGGTGGCTCTGCCACACAGATGGGGTC GGGGGGGCTCAGCTCCCCATCTCAGCCTTCGTtgcctccctcctgcccagcaAAATGTAGCTTCCGTGGCCAGACCTACGCGCATGGAGCCCACTTCAGCTTGGATGGGGATGAGTGCACTACCTGTGTCTGCCGGGTGGGTCCGGGGCACTTCTTATGGTCCCATgagtggcacagagctgctgggtgaTGCTCCCTTCTCCCCACAGAACGGAGAGGTAGAGTGCTCTTTTGCCCCATGCCCAGTGCTGGACTGTCCCCAGCACCAGCGGCAGCTGCATCCTGGGCAGTGCTGCTTCAGCTGCAAGGACCCTCCGCGCCCCTCGG GCTGCTTCGTGGATGACAATGGGATAGAGTTTCCCATTGGACAGATTTGGTCTCCAGGTGATCCCTGTGAGTTATGCATCTGCCAG GCTGATGGCTCGGTGAGCTGCAAGCGGACAGATTGCGTGGAGACATGCCCCTACCCCATCCACATCCCGGGGCAGTGCTGCCCCGACTGCTCAGCAG GATGCACCTACATGGGGCGGATCTTCTACAACAATGAGACCTTCCTGTCACTCCTGGACCCCTGCCTCAGCTGCATCTGCCTG CTGGGCTCAGTGGCCTGTTCGCCCGTGGACTGCACCATCTTCTGCACCTACCCCTTCCATCCTGAGGGCGAGTGTTGCCCTGTCTGTAAAG ACTGCAACTATGAGGGCAGGAAAGTGGTGAATGGGCAAAGCTTCAGCCCTGAGGGCCGGCCCTGCATCCGCTGTACCTGCCAG CTCGGGGAGGTGAACTGCGAGGAGAGGCCATGTCCCTGGTCCTGCACTGAGCCCACTGCCTGCTGCCCCCATTGCCAAG cagaCAACCAGTTGCAGAGCAGTGACACATCCCCAtttctgtccccatccccaaaCCCACAGCCATCATCCCTATCCTcttctccatccccatctccatccccatccttgTCCCCATCACCATCCCAGGAGGGCACACCCCAGTCCCCCCGCCACCGCCTGGCCCAGGTCCTGCTCCACACCAACCCCCTCAGCCCCTCTCTGGGGGGGGAGCCCCCTCCCAACACCCCGAGCCCCCCATTGGgctgccctggtaaggccacAGGATCCCCAGCCCttagcagcagccccagctcaaGGCAGGATGCTCAGGAACAGCCTGGGGATGTGGACATGGACACATAG
- the DDB1 gene encoding DNA damage-binding protein 1, whose protein sequence is MSYNYVVTAQKPTAVNGCVTGHFTSAEDLNLLIAKNTRLEIYVVTAEGLRPVKEVGMYGKTAVMELFRPKGESKDLLFILTAKYNACILEYKQNGDNIDIITRAHGNVQDRIGRPSETGIIGIIDPECRMIGLRLYDGLFKVIPLDRENKELKAFNIRLEELQVIDVKFLYGCQAPTICFVYQDPQGRHVKTYEVSLREKEFNKGPWKQENVEAEASMVIAVPEPFGGAIIIGQESITYHNGDKYLAIAPPIIKQSTIVCHNRVDPNGSRYLLGDMEGRLFMLLLEKEEQMDGTVTLKDLRVELLGETSIAECLTYLDNGVVFVGSRLGDSQLVKLNVDSNEQGSYVVAMETFTNLGPIVDMCVVDLERQGQGQLVTCSGAFKEGSLRIIRNGIGIHEHASIDLPGIKGLWPLRSDSHHEMDNMLVLSFVGQTRVLMLNGEEVEETELTGFVDDQQTFFCGNVAHQQLIQITSASVRLVSQEPKALVSEWKEPNGKNISVASCNSNQVVVAVGRALYYLEIRPQELRQINCTEMEHEVACLDITPLGDTNGMSPLCAIGLWTDISARILKLPSFEMLHKEMLGGEIIPRSILMTTFESSHYLLCALGDGALFYFGLSLETGLLSDRKKVTLGTQPTVLRTFRSLSTTNVFACSDRPTVIYSSNHKLVFSNVNLKEVNYMCPLNSDGYPDSLALANNSTLTIGTIDEIQKLHIRTVPLYESPRKICYQEVSQCFGVLSSRIEVQDASGGTTALRPSASTQALSSSVSTSKLFSSSTAPHETSFGEEVEVHNLLIIDQHTFEVLHAHQFLQNEYALSLVSCKLGKDPNTYFIVGTAMVYPEEAEPKQGRIVVFHYSDGKLQSLAEKEVKGAVYSMVEFNGKLLASINSTVRLYEWTAEKELRTECNHYNNIMALYLKTKGDFILVGDLMRSVLLLAYKPMEGNFEEIARDFNPNWMSAVEILDDDNFLGAENAFNLFVCQKDSAATTDEERQHLQEVGLSHLGEFVNVFCHGSLVMQNLGETSTPTQGSVLFGTVNGMIGLVTSLSESWYNLLLDMQNRLNKVIKSVGKIEHSFWRSFHTERKTEPATGFIDGDLIESFLDISRPKMQEVVANLQIDDGSGMKREATVDDLIKIVEELTRIH, encoded by the exons ATGTCGTACAATTACGTTGTGACGGCGCAGAAGCCGACGGCCGTGAATGGCTGTGTCACCG GACACTTCACCTCCGCGGAGGACCTGAACCTGCTGATCGCCAAGAACACACGCCTGGAGATCTATGTGGTGACAGCTGAGGGGCTGCGGCCTGTCAAGGAGGTGGGCATGTATGGCAAGACTGCCGTCATGGAGCTCTTCCGCCCCAAA GGGGAGAGCAAGGATCTACTTTTCATCCTGACAGCCAAGTACAACGCGTGCATCCTGGAGTACAAGCAGAATGGTGACAATATTGACATTATCACCCGTGCCCATGGAAATGTGCAG GATCGCATCGGTCGTCCCTCAGAGACTGGTATTATCGGCATCATTGACCCAGAGTGCCGGATGATTGGCCTGAGGCTCTATGATGGCCTCTTCAAGGTCATCCCCCTGGACCGTGAGAACAAGGAGCTGAAGGCTTTTAACATCCGCCTGGAGGAGCTCCAAGTCATCGACGTGAAGTTCCTCTATGGCTGTCAGGCCCCAACCATCTGCTTCGTCTATCAG GACCCTCAGGGTCGCCACGTCAAAACGTACGAGGTGTCCCTGCGTGAGAAGGAGTTTAACAAAGGTCCTTGGAAGCAGGAGAATGTCGAGGCTGAAGCATCCATGGTCATTGCAG TGCCAGAGCCTTTTGGAGGCGCAATCATCATTGGACAGGAGTCCATTACCTATCACAATGGAGATAAATACCTGGCTATAGCTCCACCCATCATCAAG CAAAGCACAATTGTGTGCCACAACCGTGTGGATCCCAATGGGTCCCGTTACTTGCTGGGGGACATGGAAGGACGTCTCTTCATGCTGCTTCTGGAAAAGGAGGAGCAAATGGATGGCACAGTCACCCTGAAGGACTTGCGTGTGGAACTGCTTGGTGAG ACATCCATTGCAGAGTGCTTGACCTACCTGGACAATGGCGTGGTGTTTGTTGGCTCTCGGCTTGGGGATTCCCAGCTTGTGAAG CTCAATGTGGACAGTAATGAACAAGGCTCCTATGTAGTGGCTATGGAGACCTTCACCAACCTCGGTCCTATCGTTGATATGTGTGTGGTAGACCTGGAGAGACAAGGCCAAGGGCAG TTGGTCACGTGCTCAGGTGCCTTTAAAGAGGGTTCACTACGGATCATCCGGAACGGCATTGGGATTCATGAGCATGCCAGCATTGATCTGCCAGGAATTAAAG GCTTGTGGCCCCTGAGGTCAGATTCTCATCATGAGATGGATAATATGCTGGTGCTGTCCTTTGTTGGCCAGACCAG GGTTCTTATGTTAAATGGAGAGGAGGTAGAAGAAACAGAGCTCACAGGGTTTGTGGATGATCAGCAGACTTTCTTCTGTGGCAACGTGGCACATCAGCAATTGATCCAG ATCACCTCTGCCTCTGTGAGACTGGTCAGTCAGGAGCCCAAAGCCCTCGTGAGTGAGTGGAAAGAGCCCAATGGGAAGAACATTAGCGTGGCTTCCTGTAACAGCAACCAGGTGGTGGTGGCTGTGGGACGAGCCCTCTACTACCTAGAGATCCGACCCCAGGAGCTCAGGCAGATCAA CTGCACCGAAATGGAGCATGAAGTTGCCTGCCTGGACATCACTCCTTTGGGGGACACTAATGGCATGTCCCCTTTGTGTGCGATTGGACTCTGGACTGATATCTCTGCCCGCATCCTAAAGCTtccttcctttgaaatgctgcaCAAAGAGATGCTAGGAGGAG aaATTATCCCTCGCTCCATCCTGATGACAACCTTTGAGAGCAGCCATTACCTTCTGTGTGCACTGGGGGACGGTGCTCTCTTCTACTTTGGGCTCAGCCTTGAGACAG GCTTGCTGAGTGACCGTAAGAAGGTGACCCTTGGCACTCAGCCCACAGTCCTGAGGACTTTCCGCTCCCTGTCCACCACCAATGTGTTCGCCTGCTCTGACCGCCCCACTGTCATCTACAGCAGTAACCACAAGCTGGTCTTCTCCAATGTCAACCTGAAGGAGGTGAACTACATGTGTCCCCTCAACTCAGATGGGTATCCTGACAG CTTAGCATTGGCTAATAACAGCACGCTGACGATTGGCACCATTGATGAGATCCAGAAGCTGCATATCCGCACAGTTCCCCTCTATGAATCACCCAG GAAAATCTGCTACCAAGAGGTATCACAGTGTTTTGGTGTGCTCTCAAGTCGTATCGAGGTGCAAGACGCCAGTGGGGGCACCACTGCACTCAGACCCAGTGCCAGCACCCAG GCCCTCTCTAGCAGTGTGAGTACCAGCAAGCTgttctccagcagcacagcaccacacGAGACGTCCTTTGGAGAGGAGGTTGAGGTGCACAACCTGCTCATCATCGATCAGCACACTTTTGAAG TGCTTCATGCTCACCAGTTTCTACAAAATGAATACGCCCTTAGCCTGGTCTCCTGCAAGCTTGGCAAAGACCCAAACACCTACTTCATCGTGGGTACCGCCATGGTGTATCCTGAGGAGGCAGAGCCAAAGCAGGGCCGCATCGTCGTCTTCCACTACTCTGATG GCAAGCTGCAGAGCCTGGCTGAGAAGGAGGTGAAGGGAGCTGTGTATTCCATGGTGGAGTTCAACGGGAAGCTGTTAGCCAGCATCAACAGCACG gTGCGCCTGTATGAGTGGACAGCTGAGAAGGAGCTACGCACAGAGTGCAACCATTACAATAACATCATGGCTCTCTACCTGAAGACCAAGGGAGACTTCATCCTTGTGGGAGATCTGATGCGGTCTGTCTTGCTCCTTGCCTACAAGCCCATGGAAGGAAACTTTGAAGAG ATTGCCCGGGACTTCAATCCAAACTGGATGAGTGCCGTAGAGATCCTGGACGACGACAACTTCTTGGGAGCAGAAAATGCTTTCAACCTGTTTGTGTGCCAGAAGGACAG TGCTGCCACGACTGATGAGGAGCGCCAGCACTTGCAGGAGGTGGGGCTGTCCCACTTGGGAGAGTTTGTCAATGTCTTCTGTCACGGCTCCCTGGTCATGCAGAACCTGGGCGAGACATCCACACCAACACAGGGCTCCGTTCTCTTTGGCACAGTCAACGGCATGATAG GGCTGGTAACTTCGCTGTCAGAGAGCTGGTACAACCTCCTGCTGGACATGCAGAACAGGCTGAATAAAGTCATCAAGAGCGTGGGCAAGATCGAGCACTCCTT CTGGAGATCATTTCACACTGAGCGCAAGACAGAGCCAGCTACAGGCTTCATTGATGGTGACCTGATTGAAAGCTTCCTGGACATCAGCAGGCCCAAGATGCAGGAGGTGGTGGCAAACCTGCAG aTTGACGATGGCAGTGGGATGAAGAGGGAGGCCACTGTGGATGACCTGATCAAGATTGTGGAGGAACTGACCCGCATCCACTAG
- the VPS37C gene encoding vacuolar protein sorting-associated protein 37C isoform X2, protein MDTLKNRTVEELQALQEDAAEIERLALESREVQELQLEREMALAANRSLAEQNLKFQVPLETGRSELSSKYEELQNLAEHCKEQKAKLEKFSAAMHPQMLLDLLQVESQKIEEESEKMAEKFLEGEVVLETFLEQFLVMRSLLLVSIQGPTTCSLLSLHSTIQTWLPTLHTPWGWAATVSLPHTASPLQFPDSPSASLSTRATLWVPPPTWEPPAPCLAWQLNQTVSSAAPSSLWTEEEEQAQSFALQPLYTRVLHRMQ, encoded by the exons ATGGACACCCTGAAGAACCGTACcgtggaggagctgcaggcactgcaggaggatGCTGCGGAGATCGAGCGCTTGGCCCTGGAGTCCAGAGAG gtgcaggagctgcagctggagaggGAGATGGCACTCGCTGCCAATCGCAGCCTTGCTGAGCAGAACCTGAAgttccaggtccctctggagaCAGGACGTTCTGAGCTCTCCAGCAAGTATGAGGAGCTGCAAAACCTTGCTGAACACTGTAAGGAGCAGAAGGCAAAGCTGG agaaatttTCAGCTGCAATGCATCCTCAAATGTTGCTGGATCTCCTGCAGGTGGAAAGCCAAAAAATTGAAGAGGAGTCTGAG aaaatGGCTGAGAAGTTCCTGGAGGGTGAGGTGGTCCTGGAGACCTTCCTTGAGCAGTTCTTGGTGATGAGGAG CCTACTCCTGGTCTCCATCCAGGGGCCCACCACATgttccctcctttccctccaCTCCACCATCCAGACCTGGCTACCCACCTTACACACCCCCTGGGGCTGGGCAGCCACAGTGTCCCTACCCCACACAGCCTCCCCTCTCCAGTTTCCCGATTCCCCCTCAGCCTCCCTATCCACCAGGGCCACCCTGTGGGTACCACCCCCCACTTGGGAACCCCCCGCACCCTGCTTGGCCTGGCAACTAAACCAGACagtgtcctctgctgctccctCCTCTTTGTGGACTGAGGAAGAGGAGCAAGCCCAGAGCTTTGCTCTTCAGCCGCTCTACACCAGAGTGTTGCATAGGATGCAGTAG
- the VPS37C gene encoding vacuolar protein sorting-associated protein 37C isoform X1 has protein sequence MDTLKNRTVEELQALQEDAAEIERLALESREVQELQLEREMALAANRSLAEQNLKFQVPLETGRSELSSKYEELQNLAEHCKEQKAKLEKFSAAMHPQMLLDLLQVESQKIEEESEKMAEKFLEGEVVLETFLEQFLVMRRLSHLRRVRVEKLQEVLRKLRAPQEPVRDAQQKQPPCANMDPPQLLPVPSGAPSFPLPYSPTPAMPLGPTAHGALPPASFAGAPLTTGHIAASQHSTQPALPYQPPPGATYPPLQAADSAPGFSKPPPSASFAPAYSWSPSRGPPHVPSFPSTPPSRPGYPPYTPPGAGQPQCPYPTQPPLSSFPIPPQPPYPPGPPCGYHPPLGNPPHPAWPGN, from the exons ATGGACACCCTGAAGAACCGTACcgtggaggagctgcaggcactgcaggaggatGCTGCGGAGATCGAGCGCTTGGCCCTGGAGTCCAGAGAG gtgcaggagctgcagctggagaggGAGATGGCACTCGCTGCCAATCGCAGCCTTGCTGAGCAGAACCTGAAgttccaggtccctctggagaCAGGACGTTCTGAGCTCTCCAGCAAGTATGAGGAGCTGCAAAACCTTGCTGAACACTGTAAGGAGCAGAAGGCAAAGCTGG agaaatttTCAGCTGCAATGCATCCTCAAATGTTGCTGGATCTCCTGCAGGTGGAAAGCCAAAAAATTGAAGAGGAGTCTGAG aaaatGGCTGAGAAGTTCCTGGAGGGTGAGGTGGTCCTGGAGACCTTCCTTGAGCAGTTCTTGGTGATGAGGAGGTTGTCACATTTGCGCCGGGTCAGGGTGGAAAagctgcaggaggtgctgcGGAAGTTACGAGCACCACAGGAGCCTGTCAGGGACGcacagcagaagcagcctccttgTGCAAACATGGACCCACCGCAGCTATTGCCCGTCCCATCAGGGGCTCCTTCTTTTCCGCTGCCCTACAGCCCGACCCCAGCCATGCCACTCGGCCCCACAGCACACGGAGCTCTCCCACCTGCTTCTTTTGCAGGTGCCCCACTCACCACAGGACACATTGCTGCCTctcagcacagcacccagcccGCCCTTCCCTACCAGCCTCCTCCGGGTGCCACGTACCCACCCTTGCAAGCTGCTGACTCCGCACCAGGCTTCTCCAAACCTCCCCCAAGCGCCTCATTTGCACCAGCCTACTCCTGGTCTCCATCCAGGGGCCCACCACATgttccctcctttccctccaCTCCACCATCCAGACCTGGCTACCCACCTTACACACCCCCTGGGGCTGGGCAGCCACAGTGTCCCTACCCCACACAGCCTCCCCTCTCCAGTTTCCCGATTCCCCCTCAGCCTCCCTATCCACCAGGGCCACCCTGTGGGTACCACCCCCCACTTGGGAACCCCCCGCACCCTGCTTGGCCTGGCAACTAA
- the LOC100539041 gene encoding pepsin A, which produces MMKLLLLLSLVALAQCGIHRIPLQKGKSLRKQLKEHGLLEDFLKKHPYNPASKYNPVLTATESYEPMTNYMDASYYGTISIGTPQQDFTVIFDTGSSNLWVPSVYCKSSACSNHKLFNPSKSSTYVSTNETVYIAYGTGSMSGILGYDTVAVSSIDVKNQIFGLSETEPGSFFYYCNFDGILGLAFPSISSSGATPVFDNMMSQDLVAQDLFSVYLSKDGESGSFVLFGGIDPNYTTKGIHWVPLSAETYWQITMDRVTVGKKYVACFFTCQAIVDTGTSLLVMPQGAYNRIIRDLGVNSDGEISCDDISKLPDVTFHINGHAFTLPPSAYVLNEDGSCSLGFENMGTPTELGEQWILGDVFIREYYVIFDRGNNKVGFSSLS; this is translated from the exons ATGATgaagctgctcctgctcctcaGCTTGGTGGCCCTGGCCCAATGCGGCATCCACAG GATCCCGCTGCAGAAGGGGAAGTCCCTGCggaagcagctgaaggagcatGGCTTGCTGGAGGATTTTCTGAAGAAGCATCCCTACAACCCAGCCTCAAAATACAACCCTGTCCTTACTGCCACTGAATCCTATGAGCCCATGACGAACTACATGGAT GCTTCATACTATGGCACCATCTCCATCGGCACCCCGCAGCAGGACTTCACTGTCATCTTTGACACTGGCTCCTCCAACCTGTGGGTGCCCTCTGTGTATTGCAAAAGCTCAGCCTGCA GTAACCACAAACTCTTCAACCCCTCCAAGTCTTCCACCTACGTGAGCACCAACGAAACCGTCTACATCGCCTATGGCACTGGCAGCATGAGTGGCATCCTGGGCTATGACACTGTGGCC GTCTCGAGCATCGATGTCAAAAATCAGATCTTTGGGCTGTCTGAGACTGAGCCTGGCTCGTTCTTCTACTACTGCAACTTCGATGGCATCCTGGGCCTGGCCTTCCCCAGCATTTCCTCCTCTGGGGCCACCCCTGTCTTTGACAACATGATGAGCCAGGACCTGGTGGCCCAGGACCTCTTCTCCGTCTACCTGAGCAA ggatggggaatcAGGCAGCTTTGTCCTCTTTGGTGGCATTGACCCAAATTACACCACCAAAGGCATCCACTGGGTCCCACTCTCTGCTGAAACCTACTGGCAAATCACCATGGACAG GGTCACCGTTGGCAAGAAGTATGTCGCCTGCTTCTTTACCTGCCAAGCCATCGTGGATACTGGCACCTCGCTGCTAGTCATGCCCCAAGGTGCCTACAATCGCATCATCCGTGACCTGGGTGTCAACTCTGATGGCGAG ATCAGCTGCGATGACATCAGCAAACTACCTGATGTCACCTTCCATATCAATGGCCATGCCTTCACCCTGCCACCCAGCGCCTACGTGCTGAAC GAGGATGGGTCCTGCAGCCTCGGCTTCGAAAACATGGGCACCCCCACTGAGTTGGGTGAGCAATGGATCCTCGGTGACGTCTTCATCCGCGAGTACTACGTGATCTTCGACAGGGGCAACAACAAGGTGGGGTTCTCCTCCCTGTCCTGA